The following DNA comes from Cuculus canorus isolate bCucCan1 chromosome 7, bCucCan1.pri, whole genome shotgun sequence.
aaTGTCTCGTGCTTCCTCCCACAGATCCCTTCTACTGGGCTTGGCTGCCCCAGGCCAAAATACCCTTTTCACAGGAGATCAAGGACCTGattcttcccaagatctcagACCCCAACTTTGTCAAGGACCTGGAAGAAGATCTGTATGAGCTCTTCAAGGTGAGTGGGTGGGGGTGGACGTGGGTGAGGATGGcttgggaggaagaaaagagggcTTGTGTTGGGGAGTTTCTTGTCAGTgctgcaggagacagaaaagTGGCCAAGCTCCTGGTGGTGTTTCTTGACTGAGGCAAAGCAGGGTTATCCCTCTGCCAGGAGCTGAAAATTCAGTGTGGGGAGAAGCAGGAAACGTGTGGGACAGAAAGAGGGGCTTGTTTGGGAAATAGCTATCTCTTAAATGGTGGAGGAGAAAGGGTACATCCCATCatgttctctgctttctcttgcaGAAAGACCCTGGCTTTGACAGGGGACAGTTTCACAAGCAGATTGCTGTCATGAGAGGCCAGGTAACTTGTTTGTGAGGAGGGCAAGTGGGTGAGGCGTGGAGCCTCATCCTGCCTGGAAggctgggaggtgctggggtgGACGCTCTCTGCCCTGGTGGGGCAGCTCAGCCATTGCTCTGTTGTGCCATACAGATCCTGAACCTGACTCAGGCACTGAAAGATGGGAAGAGCCCCCTGCACCTGGTTCAGATGCCACCTGTGATTGTGGAAACGGCACGTTCCCACCAGCGCACCTCCAGCGAGTCCTACACGCAGAGCTTCCAGAGCCGGAAGCCTTTCTTCTCATGGTGGTAGCTGTTGGACCTGCGGCAGGTCTTGGCCATCTTGGACTAGCACTGCGAGAGGAGCCAGGCCACCACCAGCTCCTGTGGCCAGGACTCGACCTTCTGGATAGAGCGAGCAGGTGTGGAAGGAGGAAcctgcagctgagctggaggAGCCAGGCAGGTTGGgcacagtccctccccagctctatCGGAGCTCAGTGCTCTGCCTGTGGCAAAGCCCAGGGGGAAGTGTGGGAATCTGCCAGAGCCATGGTGTGGCTGGGACCCTGCCTCCCCTCCTTGGCCTGCATGCAGTTCTGAGCACCCCTGCTTGGGGCTGAGGtgagcaggctgcccaggccGAGATCCGTCCAGCCCTTAACACCAGCCACTGGCCTTTTTCTTGCCTGCCATGCTGGCTGGGAAGGCCTGTAGTGGATTATACCCCTCCCTTTCCCCGAGGGTGTGCTGTACTCTTCTGCtgtccctcctctgcctctctccgTGCACGCTGCTTTCCTCAGGGGGTGTTCCTGCTGCCTGCTGGTGCAGTGGGGACCACAACGTGAATGGCTATTCTCTGGctgggggctggaggaggggacATATGAGGGACAACTCATGGGCCTGGCTCGGGTGCAGGTAGacacaaaggagaaagaggtgCTGGTTTGTCTTTGTGAAGATCAGGTGGCTCTGGGAGGGGCTGTAAATTAGTGCCTGCCCTCAGGTAGAGAGGGATGAGTACAAGCACCCTTTCCCGCTCTGTTGCCCCAGTCCACCCCTCCTGCCAGTTCTCCACAGCTTCTTTTGCTTGGCTTTTGCTCCCAGCAAGCTCCTTGGCTGCCGTGCAGCCAGCCTGGTGCCAGCCTTGTCTGTGCCTAGGGCTCCCTTGAGGGGCAGGGGGCTGCCAGGGAAGGGCCGGAGGGACTCTTCTGCTGCATGGCTGGGAGGTGTGATGCGAGCATGGTCAGCCAGCGTGGGCTCCTGGCTGCCCCAGTGTGACAATCTCGCAGGCCCACTGTGAGTGGGGGAGGCAGCGAGCCCCTCTCTCCCCAGAAGCTGCTCAGCTTGTGTTGTCTAAAACGGTTCCGGGGCTGCTGCCTGCATCCGCTTGCCTTGAGCTGCGGCTTCTCCTGCTGCTAGGGGAACCTGGTGTTGGGTCTCGCTGTCCTGTTAGCCCATCTTTGGGGGGTAGGAGGGAACGAAGGCGGGTTAGGGCTCTGCTGCTTGAGCCTGGGAGGGAAGAGCACCTGCCTTGTCTCCCGTGTGGGGAGGGGGCTTGGCGCAGGGTGGGCAGCAAGTGAGACCCCAGCTCCCCAGCGAGGTCCAGCTGCATCTTCGACTGACCCAAAATGTATTGTTCTAATGCACTGTAGAAATGTATGTAATGTATTTAAACATGCAACTGTCTCAATAACAGAGTTGCCGTTCAGCTGGCCgcctctgcctctccccagcaccccGGAGCCAGTGGGACCGTTCCCTCTGCACGGGGACAGCTGGGGCCGAGGTCCTGCCGGGACGGGCAGGACGCAGCCGGAGCCTCACGCAGCCGCTGCTCTCCACCTTTTATTCACAATTGCCCCCCGCCCGGTACACTCAGTGTCCTCGGAGAGCCCGGCTGTCCCGCGGCAGCCCCGCCTTTCCACGTCCCCGCCGCCCGGCTCTGTTCCACGGAGCCCGAGGGCACCTCGGCGCCGCCCTCCGCTTCTTCCTCCGTGATCCTGCCGGGAAGAGGCGCCCGTGTTACCGGCCCGGCCGCGCCGCTCCCGCCCCACTCTGCCCCCGCCCGCACCTACCGGAGGCGGCCGAAGCTCCGCAGTGCCGCCagcgcggggccgggccgggccgggcgcCGCCGCCGGAGTCGCCGCAGCGCCCGCGCCATGCGCCGCTGCCCCCCGTAGCGCCAGACGAGGCGGGCGCGCTCCTCGGGCCGCTCGGCGCCGCCGCTCCGGAAGAGGCTCCGCAGCTCGGGCAGCCCCAGGCCGTGGAAAATGTTGGCCGAGGCCCGCTTGCGGCCGCGGGAGACGGGCGCCGCCCGCCCCGGAGGGTCGCTCACCACGGAGGCCGGCGTGCCCATGGTTCCCCCCGTACACTACGGCCACCGGAGAGACTGCGTCGTGCTCCGCTCCCGCCGCCCAACCCACGGAAGGGCGGGCCGGGGCGCCGGGCAGGCGGCCAACCGCGCGGGCGGGGAACGCGGGAGGCACCCGGCTTGGGCCGCGCACGCAGGTCCGGGCCGGGCCCGGCCCGCCCCGCCCTGACCCGCTTTCCCGCCGCCTCCCCTACGCACAGATGTGGCTGGAGCAGGACAGCCCGCCACCGCCCCGGGGTCCCGCCGCCACCGCCCCGGAGTCCCGTTCATTCACCCGCGCCGCCAATCCGCGCCCGCCTTCTGCCGCAGGGGCCAATCGGTGGGGCGGGGCGGGTCCGCTCCGCTGAGGAGACCAATGGGCGCCGGGGGCGTGTCCGCTTGCCGGCACGGTGACCAATCGGCGCCGAGGAACGCTTTCGCCCCGCCCCTCGCGGGGAGACACGTGGCGCCACTGACGTCACCGGGCCAGGGGCGCGGCCCCGGCGCGCGTCACAGCGCGAGGGAATCCCAGGTGACGCAGGGGGAGTCCCGGCGCGCGGTCCCCCTGGCACCGGCCGCCCCGGCGCGGCCCCCCCGCAGCTcggccccccccccctcctcccccgcGGCGGCGGGACGGGAGGAGCTCGGCGGCGGCGGCGTCCAGCGAGGCGCGGAGGCGGGGCgggaggagggcagaggggcCCCGCGCGGGGAGGGAGGACCGCGAGGCTCCAGATGTTTGGCAGCGGCCGCGGAAGGGGCGGCTGCCGGGGCCCCGAGTCCCGCCCGAGCCACACTGCTGCAGGCACGGCCCCGCCATGGCCCGCTCGGCTCCCCCGgcagcgccgccgcccccgGGGCCGCCGGCCCGCGGCTCCCTCGGCATCCACCGCGCCTTCCTGCGGAGCCCGCTGGGGCCGCTGCGGCTCGGGCAGCTGGCGCTGGGCGCTGCCTGCTGGGTGACGGTGGCCGCTCACCGATATGAGGGGGCGGCCCACTTCGCTCTCTTCGCCGCCGTCCTGGTGTGGCTCCTCACCCTGGCCCTCTTCGGGCTGAGCGTGCTGGGGCGCTGGGCGCTGGTGCCCTGGCTGGGCTCCCGGTGGCTCCTTGCCAACCTGGTGCACGACCTGGCGCTGGGCGTGGGGCTCTACGCGGCCGCCACCGGCATCATGGGCTACAAGGCCAGGCAGAAAAGCTATTGCAACCTGCCGGGATACAGCCAGCACTGCCCCTACAGTGCCTACCTGAGCGCCTCCATCTGCGGGGGCATCACCGCCTGCCTGTACCTCTTCTCTGGGCTCTACTGCCTGTCACGGCGCTGCCGGGACCAGCGCGACATCATCTGAGACCCCGCGGCACTTGGCTCCCCTTCTCCTCGCCCGTGGCCGGAGTGCAGTCCCCTCTTTAGGATGAAGTGACCCTGCCACCCTATTCCCTCCTGGCTCACTGCATCGCTCTTCCTCCGGAGACTCCTGCGCAGAAGGATGGACAGACAGAAGCCTTCCACGAGTATGGCTTCCCTGCACCCCGCTGAGACAGCGTGGACACCCAGCTGCTGCACAGGCCCCTCTCCTACTCCTGGACAGAAGTAGGCTATTGCAAGTGGAAGGACCCGAGCAGAGAGCCCGTAAGAGGGACCCCAGTTTCTTGGAGCCCCCCCAGGGCCCCTGGCCAAGGCCCCTGCCCCTGGCCTTGCTGATGCTGCATGCACAGGTGGGTGCTGACCTGTCCCTAGGGCAGAGGGGGGCTGACCTGGGGGAGCTGAGCAGGGGTAGTGGCATAGTGGCAGACCTCTCCTGCCGTTCCCAACTGCACAGTGCTCACGGCGCTTCCGCAATTTCTTAACGGAGGCTCTGATCTCAACTTCCCCAGCCTGGGCCCCTCCTGTCTGCTCTGAACACATCCACTGTCTTGCCAGAGCACCATGAGGCTCAGCCCCTCCCTGCCATGTGCTGCGGGGTGTGTGTAAACCCCATGCAGCCCAGCCTGGTGTCACCCTGGACCTCTGGACATGCTGTCCCACTTGGGATCCAAGCCTGCGCAGTGCAGCAAGGCCTCCATCACCGCAGGCTGAGGGGAAGACCAAGCGAGACCATAGCATGGTCCTGTGACCCTGGGCCAGGGGTTAATTCCTCCAGCTTTGGGGTTCATCCTGCACCGGGACGGGGCCAAGCGCCCCTGGGTCCAGCTGCTCTAGCAGGGACAGGCGCGGCTTCACCGCGGTGGTGGAGACTGGCCTGCAGCCCTGCGGCACTTGGTTTTTCGTCCCAGAAAACTCGTCTTTAGACTCTCCAGCTCCATCTTG
Coding sequences within:
- the AVPI1 gene encoding arginine vasopressin-induced protein 1 → MGTPASVVSDPPGRAAPVSRGRKRASANIFHGLGLPELRSLFRSGGAERPEERARLVWRYGGQRRMARALRRLRRRRPARPGPALAALRSFGRLRITEEEAEGGAEVPSGSVEQSRAAGTWKGGAAAGQPGSPRTLSVPGGGQL
- the MARVELD1 gene encoding MARVEL domain-containing protein 1; translation: MARSAPPAAPPPPGPPARGSLGIHRAFLRSPLGPLRLGQLALGAACWVTVAAHRYEGAAHFALFAAVLVWLLTLALFGLSVLGRWALVPWLGSRWLLANLVHDLALGVGLYAAATGIMGYKARQKSYCNLPGYSQHCPYSAYLSASICGGITACLYLFSGLYCLSRRCRDQRDII